In the genome of Nitrospira sp., the window ACCCCAACGTAATTCCCTTGTTCGGGAGGACTCCCTTCACCCAGCTTGGCAAAGCCTGATACATCGGCTGATAGGATGGGAGAAAGGCCAGTACCGATGCTAAGATAACCAGCGTTAATAGCCATAAGCGCCCGCTTACTTTTTTCATGTCGTCCGCGACCCCTACCCCATAGAACTACGAGTCTTTATTCTTTGTCGTCATCCTCTGCGCGCACTCGCGCAATATTCTCGCGCTGCATTTTGACCTTGGTATTATCGGCAATCTGCAGCGTCACGGTCTCTTTTCCCAGGTTGGTGATGGTGCCCCAGATCCCTGACGTGGTGACCACCTTGTCGCCCTTCTTGACCGCGTCCAACAACGCCTTCTGTTGCTTTTGCTTCTTCTGTTGAGGCCGGATCAGAAGAAAATAAAAAATGATAAAGATCAAGAGGAACGGGATCAGAGATAGAATTCCGCCCGCCCCTCCGCTGGCGGGTGAGCCGCCTCCGCCCGTTCCCTCAGCCCATGCCATCGATTCCATCAACATCAAGTCAATCCCCTTCTTCTATGTATGACCGTTTCCATGCGATTGTCTGCACGATTCTTGACTCTCTGCTAAACCGACCATCATTGTCTGTCGGTTGTGGTGGCGATAAAATGCTTCCCGAAACTCCTGGAACGTTCCCTCTTCCAAGGCTTCTCGTATGCGGCGCATCAAGTCGGAGTAATACCATAAGTTATGAATCGTATTCAGCCGTGCTCCCAGCATTTCTTTGACCATAAACAAGTGGTGCAAATAGGCTCGTGAGTATCGGCGGCATACCGGGCACATGCAATCAGAATCGATCGGTCGTTCATCCTCAGCATATTGAGCTTGCTTGATGACGACCCGGCCTGTCGTTGTAAACAGCGAGCCTGTTCTGCCATGACGCGAGGGAGCAACGCAATCGAAGAGATCGATCCCGCGAGCCACCCCTTCAAGCAGATCTTCCGGATGTCCAACCCCCATGAGATACCGGGGCTTTCTCTCCGGCAACTCCGGCACCGTCACATCGAGCATCGCCTGCATGTCCGGCTTACTTTCTCCGACCGACAAGCCGCCGATCGCATAGCCGTCGAACCCCAATCTGACTAACTCCCTCGCCGAAGCTACTCGCAAGTCCGCTTCCAGTCCACCCTGTACGATGCCGAACAAGGCTTGATCCGTTCGTCGCCTGCTGACCTGACATCGCTCAGCCCAGAGCTGAGTCCGACGCACACTTTCCTGGACGATCTCTCGACCGGCAGGTAACGCCACACAGTGATCCAGCACCATGATGATATCGGCTCCCAACGCCTCTTCGATTTCTATCGCCTTTTCCGGCGTAATGAAATGTGTCGAGCCGTCGAGGTGTGATTGAAACGTGACACCCTCGTCACTGACGTCACACAATTTCGCTAGACTGAAAACCTGAAACCCACCGCTGTCGGTGAGGACCGCTCCCGGCCATCCGGTGTAGGCATGAAGCCCGCCCATGTCAGCCACAATTTTATGACCAGGGCGCAGGTATAGGTGATAGGCATTGTTGAGGATGAGTCGAAACCCTAGGCTCTGGAGGTCCTCCGGTTCAAGCCCCTTGACTGGGCCCAACGAGCCTACCGGCATGAAGGCCGGTGTGTTGATCTCTGCATGGCTGGTCGTAAGCAGGCCGATGCGGCCTTTTGACTGCCGGTCGGATTGTTGGACTTGGTACTCCATCATCTTGTATGGGGCTTGCCAGTTACATGTGCTCAGGCGCGGAGATACCGAGCACGTCAAGCCCGTTTCTGAGGACTTGCTGGACCGCTCCCATCAGGACCAGTCGCGCGGCAGTCCGCTTAGGTGTGAGGATCTCGGCGGAAGCTGACTCACAATGCTCTTGATCGGTTCCGGGAGGCAACACACGGTGTTTGTTATAGAACGTATGGAGGAGCGCTGCCAATTGCTGAAGGTAATACGTCACACGGTGGGGCTCAAAGGCCAGCGCGCTGGCTTGGATAATTTCAGGATAGGCGGAAAGCTTTTTGATCAGTCCCAGTTCATCGGGGTCAGTTAAAACAGTCAGGTCCGTCTCCAATGCGGACGGACGGGTCACTCTCCTTTCGGAGGCCACACGCCAGAGGCTGCAAATTCTCGCGTGAGCGTATTGAACGTAGTACACCGGGTTATCGGCGGATCGTTGCTTCGCCAACTCCAAATCGAACTCCAGATGAGTCTTGGAATCCCGCATCAAGAAATAGAACTTCGCGGCGTCGGCTCCGACCTCCTCGATGACTTCCCGCATCGTAATGAATTCCCCGGTCCGCTTGGACATCTTCACTTCGACTCCATCCCGCAGCAGCTTCACCAGCTGGACCAACACAACATGTAATCGATCTTTGGGATGTCCATAGGCCTGCATGACGGCTTGCATGCGCGGGATATACCCATGGTGGTCGGCACCAAAGACGTCGATCAGCAGCTCGTAACCGCGCCGGAGCTTGTCGTGGTGATAGGCGATATCGGACGCTAAATATGTGTACTCACCGTCCTGCTTCTTGACGACGCGGTCTTTTTCATCACCGTACCTCGACGCCCGAAACCACCAGGCTCCTTCCTGTTCGAACAGAAGTTCCCTGGCTTTCAATTCATCCATGGCCCGCTCAATGGCGTTCGACTTCAGAAGCGAAGCTTCACTGAACCAGGATTGGATCTCGATACCAAATAACAGCAGATCCTCGCGGATCAGCCCCAACAATTTCTGATAGGCAAGTGAGAGGCAGCGAGCCTCAAGGTCGGTAGGGGTCAGTCCACCGGCTATACGGTCGAGTTGCTCCTTGAGCTGTTGTGCCACAGCCGTGATGTACGAACCATGATAGCCATCCTTAGGAAATTCGACGGTCCGCCCCGACAATTCTTGGTAACGAGCGTAAACCGACGCGCCCAACAATTTCATCTGTCGTCCTGCGTCGTTGATATAGTACTCGCCTACAGCATCGTATCCGATCGCATTCAGCAACCGGACAACAGCCTGTCCCACCGCTGCTCCCCTGCCATGGCCCACATGCAATGGACCAGTCGGATTTGCGCTGACATACTCAACCAGCACTCGACGACCGGCTCCGACAGCCGCCCGACCATAGCGGGCCCCTTTTACCTCGATCTCACTGAGAACCTCCTGCCAGAGAGCTGGTTTTACCGTAAGATTCAAAAAACCGGGACGGACGATCTCAACACGATCAAACATCTGCTCTCTCTGAGGGAGGTTTTCTAGAATGATTTGAGCGATGTCATGAGGTGCCTTGTGCTCAGAGGAAGCCAAAGACATCGCCACCGTGGAAGCGAGGTCCCCCCACTCCGACCGTTTGGGCGCGTCAAGAGTAAGTGATGGCCAAGTCTCCGTCTTCAACTGCCCTTTTAGCCTCGCGCCGTTGAGGGCTTCAAGTAGGGCCGTCGTTACTCTCTCTTGCACGAGTCCTTGAGACACAGCAATTCCTCTAAGTCCTTACCAACGGAAGGAAATTAACGCGGCACTTTATCATATGAGATAGGCAGAGACAAGGCGGTTTACATGGAATTACGAGGGTTTGCGCTGCTCACACTCGATCCAAACCCCGATGCGACCAGAATCTCTTCGATCGGTACTTGAAGACAGGGTTTCTCCACGCACTTTCTTACCGTTTCCCACAACTCACAGTGACAGGGCGACCCACGCAGGATCGTCACATGGCTACCACGTGGGGCCCACCGTTGTGGATCTGTAGGACCGAATAACGCAATGGTCGATACACCCAACAAAGCAGACAAATGAGTCACACCCGAATCATGGCCGATATATAACGTTACCTGCGCAAGCACCCCGGCAAGCTGAGAAAGATCAAGGTTTCTAAGAACGAGGGGTGGCTTACTCACGAACTGCAGCACATGACCCACGACATCCCGATCCGCCGGTCCCTCCAAAATCAGGGGACACATCCCCCTTCGCCATAGCTGTTCGATCAGCAAGGACATCCTTCTGGGTTCAAGACACTTGTGAACGCTTCCGCTGCCCGGATGCACAAGTACCAACGATTGATCGTGAGAGATCCCCAAGGTCTCAAGAAAGTCTCTCCCCCACTCCGAGAGATGCGGGCCAACCCGCATCGTTCCCCCTGGTGAAACATCTCCGGCCGTTTTACCCAGCATCTCCAGAAAGCGGTGGCTCTGATGCCTCGCCCGTAATGCAGGGGAAAATGGCGACTGAATCTGAACCAGCCCTACCCCCGCTTCCCGAAACAGAGCATGAAGGGTGCCATCTCGGTCCTCCGTCCAAGCCACAGCCAGATCACACCGGTTCACTCTTGATTGCAATTCTCCGGAGATGGATAAAGTTTCCGAAAACAAGCCCAGACATGATTGCCCTTCCAACGAATCCCAATCATCAATCACCCCACAGTCCAGCAGTAGTCGGCTCACGGCTGCAGACGCGATGAGCACGGTCTCATGTTGGGGAAACCTCACACTCAGGCTCCTTATCGCTGGGACAGCCAGCAGGACATCTCCGAGTGCGCCGGGATGAATGATCAGGATGGTGCGTTTCACGTGTCTTTCCGAACCACTATGACACGGAACCCGTACCAGCATTGTGTACTGATCGAGCGCGCTCTAAATCGGCCGGCGTATTGATGTTGAACATGGAACATCCATCGTGATCGATTTGCCTGATCTCCGTTTCAGCTATCACGCGCACGCGAAGAGTGGGATGATCTATCATGCTTTGTATCTTCCGATTATGGAGTTTCATCATGTCCTCAAGAACCGGAAGGCAGCCTCGGCCGTACACGGCATGAGTCGGCTGCAGACGACTCGCCCACCGACTGATAACAATATCAGCCTGGTCTTTCAGGTGAACCAGATACCGAATGACATCCGGGTTCAGGAACGGCATATCACAGGCAGCGAGGAAAATATGTTGCGTCTGCGCCAGTTGAAGGCCCGTGTACAATCCGCCAAGGCTTCCGCAGTCTGGAACAAGATCGCGGACCACGGGTACTTCTGCTCGCAAGGAAGGACCGTCTTGAGCGATGACAACGTAAACCTGCTCAAACAATTCACAGAGAACAGCACAGCTTCGTTCAAAGAGAGTCCGTTGACCGACGAGGACACATCGCTTGTCCTCTCCCATCCTCCTACTCTTTCCCCCGGCCAGTAGGACGCCCGTCACATCGCTGATCATGAGCACGTCACCTGGGTAAAAAAAAGAGGGGGTAGGTCGCCCCACCCCCTCTATCTTCGTGCTACGCTAACGCGCCGGTCTAAGAAATGTTACAGAGTCTTTCCCTTTTTCTTGTTGGCGCGACGAGTCAGGACCCACCCTTCGAGCAGCACCACACCAACGGCAATAATCGCCGGGTAGATGTACGTTTCACGAGGAATGGGCGGGTTCATGAATGTATAGAAAAAGGCGGAAACCGCCATCTTTCGTCCGGCATCGCCATTGTGGCCATCCCAGGCAAAGAACACCGTCGGAATGTACTGACCCATCTCGAAGAATGTATCCTCGTCGTAGTCCTGATCCTTCTTATTGCCGAGCGGCCGTTGGATCATGACATACCAACGACCGTCCTTCCATTCGCCCTTCAAGAGCTTCATGCTTTCTTCGTAATTATCACGTTCTTCGAAATCCTTATCCCAACCAGTGCCTTTGAACGCGCGGAGGGATCCGTCTGCCTCCCACTTGACGATATCAACCGGGAATTGGTCGTTGGTACCAAACAAGTAGCGAGGCTTGATCGGCGCAGGTAGCTCTTTCCACTTTACTGCTGTCTCAATGGCTATCGCATCGTTGTATACCGTGTAATTGTTTTGGTGAGCAGCTATGGATTCCGATTCACCCGTCTTTGGATCCTGCTCCTTAATATCGATGTTGACCTGAGTCGGAGCCCAGGGAAGCTTTCCTTCTGCGACGCTCTTTGTCCTATCATCCCACTCCAAAAGGTAGGCGATCGACTTATCATTGTAGAGTGACCGCACCCAGATATCGTCGATCCGGTTCACGAAGTTCCTGGGTTTATGAGTAATCTGTCCACCCATAGCCACATATCGCTTCGGAGCTTTCTTCCAAGCCTCGTGTTCCATGTCGGCAGGAATTTCACCTTCAACGAGATCGGAGGGGACCACGAAGTTGATTTTCGGCTTATCCGTCAATGGATCGATCGGAAGCGGATTGCCTAAGGCATCCCTCTCGCACAAGGAGTTAACGAAATTGGCTATATCCCACCGTTCATCCACCGTCGTGTTATCCGCAAACGATGGCATCGGAGTACCATTGACACCAGTCGAAAAAGTTCGGAAAATGTTGCCCACGTTGTAGGGATCTTGACGGCTCCCGCGGAAGTTCCAGCACTTGTGCCAATCGGCCGGTTGAATCGAGAAACCCCAGTCGTCCTTCAAATTAAAGGCATTCCCATCCCCACGCCCTTCCATGCCGTGGCATTCGACGCACTTCTTTTCGACGACTAATTCACCACCGCGTTTCTTGCTTTCATCGGTTGCGGGTTTTGCCTTGATTTCAGCCAACTGCAATACTGTTTGAGTTTCCGACTGTTTATCCGTAAATTTTCGATCCTTGACCAGCTGGGTTGTGACGAAAGCCAGGACTTGAAGACGCTGTTCTTCGGTCAGGATACCTTCCCAGGATGGCATGGCGGAACCGGGCAGCCCATGGGTAACCGTCTCAAAGAGATCGTTTTGACCTGGGATCGGCTTTTTGGCATCGAACAACGGCAATTCACCGCTCGCTGTATGGCGAATCTTGAATGTTCCTTGATTGAAGTTTCGAGGACGAGGCCAGAGACGATCAGCTCCTGGTCCGTCACCGGCACCATCGACCCCGTGACACCAGACGCACTTGGTAAAATAGACACGTTTCCCCGCCTCAATCATTTCTGCGGAGGGTTCAGGTGCAAGGTCCCCTTTCTTAAAACCTTCTGGGAGCCCCTGTGCCGAGACAATTGAATAACTTGCACTAGACACCAGAACGACTCCGAAGGCAGCAACCGCTGCAATTCCGGCCTTCTGAGTTATGCTGTCCATCATGTTAAGCCTCTTCTTCGTTATGTCTGGTTGGCATTCTAAAGGGTTAATGGCGACTAATCCCAGGTCCGTGGATAGTACCCTGTATGCCAATATTCGAACAAAATCACCTTCCAGATTTCATCGACCGTTAAATGTTGTTCCCATGGGGGCATAACCGAGGCCCAAGGAAATCCTTCATTCGGCAGCCCGATGCCGCCTTTAGAAACACGCCAAAAGATAAATGTTTCTTGGAGTTGTGCGATTGTACCTGGATCGGTGAAATTTGCAGGAATCGGGTTGAAGGCGAAGGCATGCAGTCCGCGGCCGTTAAGATTATCTCCATGGCAGAAATGACAGTTTTGGAAGAATATCTCTCCACCTTCACGTACATACTTCAAGTACCCCTGATTTTTGTCATCCCATGGGTTGGCGTTCGGTTTCATCAACCGACCCATACCTTGCTCGACAATATTGGCGTTCGTGTACTCCTGATCGTATTTCCCTTCCTGATTCACCCGGTATGGATTCTGCGAAGTCTGCAATGTATAGGTCTTGCCGTGAACCTTCGTGCTGGCCGGAGGCGCTGGGTGAACCGTTCGTAACTCGATCGGTTCTTCTGATTTGGGCATCATCGCGTTGTAGGAAAACCCGCCGATAAGGATGGGTAGAATCACAAGATAGGCATAACGCAATAGTCTGTTCATCCCGGTCTGCGCGTCGAGTACGTTCATGATAGGCTGCTTGAATTTCTTCCAATCTTCCTCACTAGCCGAGACCCACATGAAGACCGCGACGAGAGACACTGTGCCATACATGGCGCGGACGCTGAAGGGAATCGGTGGATAGACGCGGAATTTCAAATACAGTAACACGAACGCCCAGAAGCCGATCCCTTGCCAAAAACGAGGAAGCGCCATGCCCATAGCGCTCATCATATAGCTCAACCCTGCAAAGCCCGCGACGAAGCATGCAAACTCAAAAAGCATTTGCATGGGCATATAGCCTTCGACCAAACGTACGGTATTCGAGGGGATAACATCGAAGATCATCCCTCCAAGCAGGAGAAGCCCCGCTACTCCTATCAGAGCACCAAGCGACATTAACGCTTTCATTGGAAAACTCCCTTTGGTCTCCGGATAAAAACAACCGAACGCTATTAAATCTTCGGTGGTGGCGCTCCAGTCTTGACTTGCGATAAGTAGTCGACAATTTTCTTCAATGCACCGGCGCTCAGCTTCTGTCCGAAGACTTTCGGCATTGTGTTATCCGGGAATGGTTTTACGACATAGGCACTGGGATCCACGATAGACTCCATGATGTATTCAGCAGGAGATTTTGCAGTACCTTTATACGTAGGGTCCTTTATGCGCTGTGGAGCACTAGTGCCTTCTTCAAGTTTGGGACCGATCGTCCCCATTGCCCCTGGAATCCCTGGAATCGTATGACAGGACACACATTGTGCTTTAGCAAAAATCTGATCGACAGGCTCTGAACCATCGGCCATCAACGAGGTGGCTCCCGCAGGCTTGTCTTCGGCCATCTTGGGACGGTCTGCTTCTGGAATAAACTTCTCGTAGGCCTTCACGATCTCTTCAAAGGAGGGGGCATCGCGTCCTTCACGGACATAGAACCACGTGTCTACCGCTGCCAGCTCCGGAAGGCTGAGAGAGATAGGCGGCTTGTGAATAGCCGGCATTGGACTTTGCTTGTCGTTTGTTCCCTTCACTCCATAGCCCGCCACAACGTAGCAGCTCGGACAGGCATGCGATTCAGCAATATACTCGAGAGCATTTTCAGCGGTTCCAGACCCTGGGAACGCTTCCTTTTGTTCATATTCACGCTTCGACGGATTGCCCTTGGAATACTTAGGATCTGCCAACCGTTCTTTCTCGGAACGCTCCGGAAGACCTAAAAGATTTGGAGCTCGTTCACCCAACATCCCGGCGTGAAAGGCATGACAAAGCGGACATTGGCCTTTTCCGATAGCCCCCTGTTCCTTATTCTTGCCAATCCCGCCAAAAATAATCTTTTCCCCTTCGTCAGCCAACTGTTGGGAAGTCATGGAGCTGAAATCCAATTTTTCTTCCTTGGGAGGAAACCCTCCCTCAACTTGCGGGAGCCAGTTCCCGTATCCAGAAAGGAACGCAGCCACGAAAAACATAAACCCGCCGACCTTCAACATTGCACTGAGATTGGTAAAGTAGAGCGCCATGACGAAGGTCGTCACGGTAATCGTCACGAGGGAGACCGGCAGCAGCCGGCTTTCTCCATAAAAATTCGTCTTGTAATTGACGATTGCCATGAACAAGAGGAAGCATGAAACGATTCCGATGAACGTCTTGAACACTGCGCGTTTTCTGGCAGCAGGATCTTTGATAGACATCTGAAAATAAACCATCAGCCCTGCAAGGATAGCCAGAGCCATCCAACTCGCCGAGAGCGTTTCAGCAATCAGGTTACCCAAGGTCTTGACCTCCTACAGCTACCGAGGTGGAAAGAAATCCCCCCGTTGAGCCAACTATCAATAAGCCTCCGACTAGTGACTAGCAGCCGGCTGCGGGACGCTGCCTGGAATGCCGGCCTTGGCCTCCACCGGAACCTTCTTCGCCCCCAAGCTGCCCATCCAGAAGACGAAAAGAATACTGATCCAGAAAAACAGTACATTGAAAGAAATCATGTTCGCGGCGAATCCCACCGTATGAGTATAGGCCCAAGGGGAGTTATCCCGCATGATCTCATTGACGTGCCAGAACAGGCGAACGGACGAGCGAATATAGCCCATTAATGCCATCATCCAGGTGAAGGCCGTCGCCAACATGATGAGAGCATACTGTGAGCGGACGGAAATCTTACCCCACTCAATCGGCCCCATTTGCTTAGCCCCTCTCATCATCACACTGTTCAGCGCGAACATAAAGAAGAGACAGGACAACGTTGTCGCCACTTGCGGGACAGACAACCCAACTCGCACGTTCGCAGGAATATAATACCCGTAAATTGCGAGCCAGATAATGTTGATGTACGCGCAGGCAAAGAATACTCCCATGAAGATGTTCCCGAACTTCGCCCATGATACCGTCGAGACTTTATTGCCTCGCATGTACCAGACGAAGCTCAACACTGTGGTCGTAATCATCACATTGATGCCGCCATTCTTCGCCGACATGACCCCAAAGTTACCCAACACCGGATGCTGCTGTCCTCCCATGGCCTTCAATTCAGCCGGCGTCATCACCATGGTGTGGGGCGTGATAAAAACCAAGAATCCGCAGATGAGCAGAAACACAAGATATTTAATGTACCGTTGATACTTCTCGGCACCACGCATGCGGCCCATTGCTTGCCAAAGATAGTAATTGGAACTCAAGAAAAGAATTCCAATCATGGTGGCCTGGATGATAAAAAGCCAGGCTAGCAAACCGCCCATCAGAGTGATTCCCATCTGCTGACGATACGCATACACTTCGCGCATGAGCCAGTAGCCAGCAAAAGGTAGCGGAATTAAGAAGGACACGCCAAGCGCCATTGCGATGTAGCCCATCCAATCGTAGTGCGCGCGATCTTCCTCAGTCTTCGCCGCCAGGAACTTATACGCGGAGTAGGCGGCCACGACTCCTCCACCGAACGCCATGTTGCCAAGAATGCGATGGAGGTTGAGAGGATTCCACAAGGCAGTATGAATAACATGCCAGATATTCCCCAGGTACCGACCCTGTTCGTCGACACCGGCGGGCGACATCATGAATCCAATCCAAGAATTCGCCAGGAACATGAGCAGTGTGCCGATGATATTCAAGACGACAGACATGCTCAGATGAATCCACTTGAGGAAACCCTCTTTCATCTTGTCCCAGCCATAATAGTAGATGTAGAGGGTCCCGCTCTCAGCCACGAACATCAATGCATAGATATGCATGACTGGGCGGAAGATACTGGACAGATACCCGAAGAACGCCGGATACAGAGTCAGGAAGGTAAAGATCAGGATTCCGCCAAGAATGGCCGTGAGCGAATAAGCCGTAAGACTGATCTTGATAAAATCGTAGGCCAGTTGATCGTAACGCTTCGCAAGGGCCTTGTCCTTGGTTACGACGCCCATGAACTCGATGATCATACAAAAAATCGGCACAGCCAACACGAAGCTCCCATAATAAAGATGCTGTTGGTTGGCAAACCAGATCAAGACACGACTTTCGAAGTTGTATCGCGGATAATCCTTGGGACCATCCGTGGTCTTAGGAGCGGGAGCGCCGACGACGATACCCTCCGTCTTATAATAGACATCCCGACCCTTCTCAACTTTATCTCCATCCTTCTTCGCCGCATCGCCAGCAGGAGCCTCTTCACCGATAGCCGGCGAAGGCAGAGCTATGACGATTGGGAGTAGAAGGAGGCCGACCATCATGCAGAGCGCCACAATCGAAAACACGCGCTTGCCGGTTAAAAGGCCCATGGAATACCTCCTTAAATACACTAGCGTTAAATTAGCGGATGTTCACCAGAAGGCTCGACCACCACTCACAGCCTATTTTCGGAATAGGTACCAGTAGTCCAACCCCTGCATATCCATTAGGTAATGGTCAACAAACGTAAAATAGCCGACCGCGATAACAAGAGAGACAATCACTGCAATGATTGGATTATTCAACGCGCTCATTTCCCTCTTCTCCTCTTTACCTGGCCATATCTTGATTGAACTGCGGACCCGAGCCCTGTGGTTTAGGCGAGATTCACGATCTCAGCAGGGACATTGGATTCCGGCAAGCCAGTAAAAAAACCATATGCCGACGGCACAGGTGATGTAGAAAATCATCTTGCCGATTTTTATTTTTATTTCACTGTCAGGTGTAGCTGTTGCCATTGTTCCGTTTACTCCTGCTCGAGAAATAGAATTTACAAAAATCCAAAAACGCGACAGT includes:
- the yajC gene encoding preprotein translocase subunit YajC, with the protein product MAWAEGTGGGGSPASGGAGGILSLIPFLLIFIIFYFLLIRPQQKKQKQQKALLDAVKKGDKVVTTSGIWGTITNLGKETVTLQIADNTKVKMQRENIARVRAEDDDKE
- the tgt gene encoding tRNA guanosine(34) transglycosylase Tgt, with amino-acid sequence MMEYQVQQSDRQSKGRIGLLTTSHAEINTPAFMPVGSLGPVKGLEPEDLQSLGFRLILNNAYHLYLRPGHKIVADMGGLHAYTGWPGAVLTDSGGFQVFSLAKLCDVSDEGVTFQSHLDGSTHFITPEKAIEIEEALGADIIMVLDHCVALPAGREIVQESVRRTQLWAERCQVSRRRTDQALFGIVQGGLEADLRVASARELVRLGFDGYAIGGLSVGESKPDMQAMLDVTVPELPERKPRYLMGVGHPEDLLEGVARGIDLFDCVAPSRHGRTGSLFTTTGRVVIKQAQYAEDERPIDSDCMCPVCRRYSRAYLHHLFMVKEMLGARLNTIHNLWYYSDLMRRIREALEEGTFQEFREAFYRHHNRQTMMVGLAESQESCRQSHGNGHT
- the argS gene encoding arginine--tRNA ligase produces the protein MSQGLVQERVTTALLEALNGARLKGQLKTETWPSLTLDAPKRSEWGDLASTVAMSLASSEHKAPHDIAQIILENLPQREQMFDRVEIVRPGFLNLTVKPALWQEVLSEIEVKGARYGRAAVGAGRRVLVEYVSANPTGPLHVGHGRGAAVGQAVVRLLNAIGYDAVGEYYINDAGRQMKLLGASVYARYQELSGRTVEFPKDGYHGSYITAVAQQLKEQLDRIAGGLTPTDLEARCLSLAYQKLLGLIREDLLLFGIEIQSWFSEASLLKSNAIERAMDELKARELLFEQEGAWWFRASRYGDEKDRVVKKQDGEYTYLASDIAYHHDKLRRGYELLIDVFGADHHGYIPRMQAVMQAYGHPKDRLHVVLVQLVKLLRDGVEVKMSKRTGEFITMREVIEEVGADAAKFYFLMRDSKTHLEFDLELAKQRSADNPVYYVQYAHARICSLWRVASERRVTRPSALETDLTVLTDPDELGLIKKLSAYPEIIQASALAFEPHRVTYYLQQLAALLHTFYNKHRVLPPGTDQEHCESASAEILTPKRTAARLVLMGAVQQVLRNGLDVLGISAPEHM
- a CDS encoding glycosyltransferase family 9 protein; the protein is MKRTILIIHPGALGDVLLAVPAIRSLSVRFPQHETVLIASAAVSRLLLDCGVIDDWDSLEGQSCLGLFSETLSISGELQSRVNRCDLAVAWTEDRDGTLHALFREAGVGLVQIQSPFSPALRARHQSHRFLEMLGKTAGDVSPGGTMRVGPHLSEWGRDFLETLGISHDQSLVLVHPGSGSVHKCLEPRRMSLLIEQLWRRGMCPLILEGPADRDVVGHVLQFVSKPPLVLRNLDLSQLAGVLAQVTLYIGHDSGVTHLSALLGVSTIALFGPTDPQRWAPRGSHVTILRGSPCHCELWETVRKCVEKPCLQVPIEEILVASGFGSSVSSANPRNSM
- a CDS encoding c-type cytochrome, whose translation is MMDSITQKAGIAAVAAFGVVLVSSASYSIVSAQGLPEGFKKGDLAPEPSAEMIEAGKRVYFTKCVWCHGVDGAGDGPGADRLWPRPRNFNQGTFKIRHTASGELPLFDAKKPIPGQNDLFETVTHGLPGSAMPSWEGILTEEQRLQVLAFVTTQLVKDRKFTDKQSETQTVLQLAEIKAKPATDESKKRGGELVVEKKCVECHGMEGRGDGNAFNLKDDWGFSIQPADWHKCWNFRGSRQDPYNVGNIFRTFSTGVNGTPMPSFADNTTVDERWDIANFVNSLCERDALGNPLPIDPLTDKPKINFVVPSDLVEGEIPADMEHEAWKKAPKRYVAMGGQITHKPRNFVNRIDDIWVRSLYNDKSIAYLLEWDDRTKSVAEGKLPWAPTQVNIDIKEQDPKTGESESIAAHQNNYTVYNDAIAIETAVKWKELPAPIKPRYLFGTNDQFPVDIVKWEADGSLRAFKGTGWDKDFEERDNYEESMKLLKGEWKDGRWYVMIQRPLGNKKDQDYDEDTFFEMGQYIPTVFFAWDGHNGDAGRKMAVSAFFYTFMNPPIPRETYIYPAIIAVGVVLLEGWVLTRRANKKKGKTL
- a CDS encoding cytochrome c, whose protein sequence is MKALMSLGALIGVAGLLLLGGMIFDVIPSNTVRLVEGYMPMQMLFEFACFVAGFAGLSYMMSAMGMALPRFWQGIGFWAFVLLYLKFRVYPPIPFSVRAMYGTVSLVAVFMWVSASEEDWKKFKQPIMNVLDAQTGMNRLLRYAYLVILPILIGGFSYNAMMPKSEEPIELRTVHPAPPASTKVHGKTYTLQTSQNPYRVNQEGKYDQEYTNANIVEQGMGRLMKPNANPWDDKNQGYLKYVREGGEIFFQNCHFCHGDNLNGRGLHAFAFNPIPANFTDPGTIAQLQETFIFWRVSKGGIGLPNEGFPWASVMPPWEQHLTVDEIWKVILFEYWHTGYYPRTWD
- a CDS encoding c-type cytochrome; the encoded protein is MGNLIAETLSASWMALAILAGLMVYFQMSIKDPAARKRAVFKTFIGIVSCFLLFMAIVNYKTNFYGESRLLPVSLVTITVTTFVMALYFTNLSAMLKVGGFMFFVAAFLSGYGNWLPQVEGGFPPKEEKLDFSSMTSQQLADEGEKIIFGGIGKNKEQGAIGKGQCPLCHAFHAGMLGERAPNLLGLPERSEKERLADPKYSKGNPSKREYEQKEAFPGSGTAENALEYIAESHACPSCYVVAGYGVKGTNDKQSPMPAIHKPPISLSLPELAAVDTWFYVREGRDAPSFEEIVKAYEKFIPEADRPKMAEDKPAGATSLMADGSEPVDQIFAKAQCVSCHTIPGIPGAMGTIGPKLEEGTSAPQRIKDPTYKGTAKSPAEYIMESIVDPSAYVVKPFPDNTMPKVFGQKLSAGALKKIVDYLSQVKTGAPPPKI
- a CDS encoding cytochrome ubiquinol oxidase subunit I — its product is MGLLTGKRVFSIVALCMMVGLLLLPIVIALPSPAIGEEAPAGDAAKKDGDKVEKGRDVYYKTEGIVVGAPAPKTTDGPKDYPRYNFESRVLIWFANQQHLYYGSFVLAVPIFCMIIEFMGVVTKDKALAKRYDQLAYDFIKISLTAYSLTAILGGILIFTFLTLYPAFFGYLSSIFRPVMHIYALMFVAESGTLYIYYYGWDKMKEGFLKWIHLSMSVVLNIIGTLLMFLANSWIGFMMSPAGVDEQGRYLGNIWHVIHTALWNPLNLHRILGNMAFGGGVVAAYSAYKFLAAKTEEDRAHYDWMGYIAMALGVSFLIPLPFAGYWLMREVYAYRQQMGITLMGGLLAWLFIIQATMIGILFLSSNYYLWQAMGRMRGAEKYQRYIKYLVFLLICGFLVFITPHTMVMTPAELKAMGGQQHPVLGNFGVMSAKNGGINVMITTTVLSFVWYMRGNKVSTVSWAKFGNIFMGVFFACAYINIIWLAIYGYYIPANVRVGLSVPQVATTLSCLFFMFALNSVMMRGAKQMGPIEWGKISVRSQYALIMLATAFTWMMALMGYIRSSVRLFWHVNEIMRDNSPWAYTHTVGFAANMISFNVLFFWISILFVFWMGSLGAKKVPVEAKAGIPGSVPQPAASH